From the genome of Halictus rubicundus isolate RS-2024b chromosome 2, iyHalRubi1_principal, whole genome shotgun sequence, one region includes:
- the Pnn gene encoding desmosome associated protein-like protein pinnin isoform X2 — protein MRKLDAQEAWGADKLEAQLEAARDGLRGLDRSIRKILGRDLPDGENGPIQPPPRLSQKRPLQEDRRRVVSDFVNNELPGSGKRRWQGSNGEPKTVFSRLSARVPSNADDSADEDDTVIKPAVSSRVIATPREIPSRQEVIRRERIDERSRQRNKRMFGALLGTLQKFRQEETKLKAKEDKKAEVEARVEEARRKEKEELRRERQQLFLSRKRQLAEVRALEAKLARSRQFQDWRAAQLPLASFIKTRAQPPIYYAPKRKHPQTDILLAQSAKELHEEIERREKALVEELELIEVQVGLGKHQQNFDGSTSLNAAAEVQQSAEEGEENRDPNPEKNSESEINETADVSVKSEKDENYDNNSNEVEKKEEVQVEEAKDENNG, from the exons ATGAGAAAATTAGATGCACAAGAGGCCTGGGGCGCCGATAAATTAGAAGCGCAGTTAGAAGCCGCTAGGGATGGTCTTCGAGGACTCGATCGCAGTATCCGGAAGATCCTCGGCCGGGATCTTCCCGACGGAGAAAATGGTCCAATACAACCGCCTCCCAG GCTATCACAGAAGAGACCGTTGCAAGAGGACAGACGGCGTGTTGTATCGGATTTTGTTAATAATGAATTACCTGGCAGTGGGAAACGTCGATGGCAGGGATCCAATGGAGAACCAAAGACAGTTTTCAGTCGTTTAAGTGCTCGAGTTCCTTCCAATGCTGACGATAGCGCAGATGAAGATGATACTGTTATCAAG CCGGCTGTGTCTTCAAGAGTAATAGCAACCCCTAGGGAAATTCCATCTAGACAGGAAGTAATTAGAAGGGAAAGAATAGATGAAAGAAGTAGACAAAGGAATAAGAGGATGTTCGGTGCTCTTTTAGGCACTCTACAGAAATTTCGGCAGGAGGAAACCAAACTTAAAGCAAAA GAAGATAAAAAGGCAGAAGTGGAGGCAAGAGTAGAAGAGGCTCGAAGAAAGGAGAAGGAAGAACTGCGAAGGGAGAGGCAGCAGTTGTTCTTGTCGCGTAAACGGCAATTAGCAGAAGTACGCGCGCTGGAAGCAAAATTGGCACGCAGTCGGCAATTCCAGGACTGGCGTGCTGCTCAGTTGCCGCTTGCATCGTTCATTAAAACTCGGGCTCAGCCTCCTATCTATTATGCACCGAAACGCAAACATCCACAAACTGATATTCTTCTGGCTCAATCTGCTAAAGAACTACATG AGGAAATCGAGAGACGGGAGAAAGCATTGGTCGAGGAGTTGGAATTAATAGAAGTACAAGTAGGCCTCGGAAAACACCAACAGAACTTTGATGGATCCACGTCGCTGAACGCGGCGGCGGAAGTACAGCAATCCGCAGAAGAAGGAGAGGAGAATCGCGATCCGAATCCGGAGAAGAACTCTGAGTCCGAGATTAACGAAACGGCGGACGTTTCGGTGAAGTCGGAGAAGGATGAGAATTATGATAATAACTCAAACGAAGTTGAGAAGAAGGAGGAAGTACAAGTAGAGGAAGCGAAGGACGAAAATAATGGCTAG
- the Pnn gene encoding desmosome associated protein-like protein pinnin isoform X1, which translates to MRKLDAQEAWGADKLEAQLEAARDGLRGLDRSIRKILGRDLPDGENGPIQPPPSRLSQKRPLQEDRRRVVSDFVNNELPGSGKRRWQGSNGEPKTVFSRLSARVPSNADDSADEDDTVIKPAVSSRVIATPREIPSRQEVIRRERIDERSRQRNKRMFGALLGTLQKFRQEETKLKAKEDKKAEVEARVEEARRKEKEELRRERQQLFLSRKRQLAEVRALEAKLARSRQFQDWRAAQLPLASFIKTRAQPPIYYAPKRKHPQTDILLAQSAKELHEEIERREKALVEELELIEVQVGLGKHQQNFDGSTSLNAAAEVQQSAEEGEENRDPNPEKNSESEINETADVSVKSEKDENYDNNSNEVEKKEEVQVEEAKDENNG; encoded by the exons ATGAGAAAATTAGATGCACAAGAGGCCTGGGGCGCCGATAAATTAGAAGCGCAGTTAGAAGCCGCTAGGGATGGTCTTCGAGGACTCGATCGCAGTATCCGGAAGATCCTCGGCCGGGATCTTCCCGACGGAGAAAATGGTCCAATACAACCGCCTCCCAG TAGGCTATCACAGAAGAGACCGTTGCAAGAGGACAGACGGCGTGTTGTATCGGATTTTGTTAATAATGAATTACCTGGCAGTGGGAAACGTCGATGGCAGGGATCCAATGGAGAACCAAAGACAGTTTTCAGTCGTTTAAGTGCTCGAGTTCCTTCCAATGCTGACGATAGCGCAGATGAAGATGATACTGTTATCAAG CCGGCTGTGTCTTCAAGAGTAATAGCAACCCCTAGGGAAATTCCATCTAGACAGGAAGTAATTAGAAGGGAAAGAATAGATGAAAGAAGTAGACAAAGGAATAAGAGGATGTTCGGTGCTCTTTTAGGCACTCTACAGAAATTTCGGCAGGAGGAAACCAAACTTAAAGCAAAA GAAGATAAAAAGGCAGAAGTGGAGGCAAGAGTAGAAGAGGCTCGAAGAAAGGAGAAGGAAGAACTGCGAAGGGAGAGGCAGCAGTTGTTCTTGTCGCGTAAACGGCAATTAGCAGAAGTACGCGCGCTGGAAGCAAAATTGGCACGCAGTCGGCAATTCCAGGACTGGCGTGCTGCTCAGTTGCCGCTTGCATCGTTCATTAAAACTCGGGCTCAGCCTCCTATCTATTATGCACCGAAACGCAAACATCCACAAACTGATATTCTTCTGGCTCAATCTGCTAAAGAACTACATG AGGAAATCGAGAGACGGGAGAAAGCATTGGTCGAGGAGTTGGAATTAATAGAAGTACAAGTAGGCCTCGGAAAACACCAACAGAACTTTGATGGATCCACGTCGCTGAACGCGGCGGCGGAAGTACAGCAATCCGCAGAAGAAGGAGAGGAGAATCGCGATCCGAATCCGGAGAAGAACTCTGAGTCCGAGATTAACGAAACGGCGGACGTTTCGGTGAAGTCGGAGAAGGATGAGAATTATGATAATAACTCAAACGAAGTTGAGAAGAAGGAGGAAGTACAAGTAGAGGAAGCGAAGGACGAAAATAATGGCTAG
- the Dnapol-epsilon255 gene encoding DNA polymerase epsilon catalytic subunit 1, with protein sequence MASLQNTGRFQPNRFNFKNDQNQEGNPSGEASGGRLNDANENIRVDGLYGFHRVTDIKERTGFLINMHATEIIEDDKRLLSGVDYYFLEDDCTRFKISYPYCPYFYILCRKDTYEEVSTGLNKKYSGLLHKVETLYKEDLDLPNHLVGLKQKYLKLSFLNTVDLTKVRRDLMKAVKVNKEREKSHTYYTDMLSSVLNRDLETIDLKKQTIDFTDNVLDIREYDVPHHVRVSIDLKIFCGNWYSVKTRGNEVPIITRREDIIETLEPIVLAYDIETTKLPLKFPDANTDQIMMISYMIDGQGYLITNREIISKDIEDFEYTPKPEFEGFFTVFNEPNEKATIQKFFDHINDIRPHIFVTYNGDFFDWPFVETRAAFHNMEMKDRIGFSKSRDGVYCSRPAMHMDCLCWVRRDSYLPVGSQGLKAVAKAKLRYDPVEMDPEDMCRLASEEPEALANYSVSDAVATYYLYHKYVHPFIFALCTIIPMEPDEVLRKGSGTLCESLLMVQAFQANIIFPNKQESELSKFTKDGHLLDTETYVGGHVEALESGVFRADIPCRFKIVPSAVEQLINGIENALTYALQEEEKVPMEMVTNFDEVVQEIRGKLESLRNQPLRLENPVIYHLDVGAMYPNIILTNRLQPSAMVDETVCAACDYNKPGALCQKNMQWMWRGEYLAASLSEYQRMQQQLETEKFPSQFPGGVRRAYHELSKQEQAAFEKKRLTEYCRKAYKKPKVTRLEERTQTICQKENSFYVDTVRAFRDRRYEYKALTKVAKQQVAAAVAKGDAGDIKSAKNREVLYDSLQLAHKCILNSFYGYVMRKGSRWFSMEMGGIVCYTGAHIIMKAREIIEQVGRPLELDTDGIWCVLPASFPDNVVVHTTHPKKSKVTLSYPNAVLNFMVKDQFTNDAYHELVSPETLTYKVRNENSIFFEVDGPYLAMVLPAAKEEGKRLKKRYAVFNFDGSLAELKGFEVKRRGELQLIKIFQTSVFESFLKGNTLEECYASVAKDADYWLDILYSKCADMPDAELFELISENKSMSRKLEDYGKQKSTSISTAKRLAEFLGDQMVKDAGLACKYIIANKPQGAPVTERAIPLAIFQSEPAIRRHYLRKWLKDPGLQTDNIRQILDWGYYIERLGSAIQKIITIPAAMQGVSNPVPRVKHPDWLHKKIMEKSATHRQKKITDIFSVMPKPVANDNEDDEEAGPSEPRDIEDLAGEDHPFKRPLPVVHKRKRQSDSEEEQNINRNWKVVLGSPPPMGTTKEERIKWIEFHKQKWAYQAKQRGEHQKSKRSKKSMNDTEQISWGVARNTETNTLGGFLRKAQKKLLTSAWQIIQISPTNEPGLFRMWVLVEHDLHPLRLVIPRIFYVNTRKPKPDPEPGKKVSWTKSSKVLPRSRPIHNLYRYCVPEALYQMHSQELLEDLSKPEIEGIYETQMSLEFRAILQLGCICMVDPKAARNMVDGADTFNLNQLEYKSIAVQPYLPNVQKMNYIFLYHHWSSNHQRAFWGLFLNASKRVHIFVLDSVSSNQMPNMNTLYSQERNIVVSMNGEDKMKALPESMQFVLRFETSFQQVCRILQAAITAYKNEGHGATIFVTQTALDKTALITQMPLLNEFPLINTHVQDIENLYNTIEWQKVGAKIMIRHYFKSQQILELMAEQCRYFHAPIGNIPADPTLFGADLFFARHLQKHNFVLWCSTTEKPDLGGSENDDNRLLTDFEESSHCAANNPGTYSSVCIELEIDSLAVNTLLQYHHIHDIDGTSSFVAFHNQQMASVQELATGDPMANIIPSYDETALCSPAFRALRSMVNAWLLDVSVYKNVFADYQIIHFYRWLRSPNALLYDPALRRTLHGYMKKLFIQLLAEFKTLGSIIIFANFNKIIVCTKKRSVSDALGYMEFVVQTIRNKEFFHSIEITFEQCWEYLIWLDVHNHAGVKGKLPKDMEDNTEANTLDDENEDEDDDSPEIVMNWNLMECLPKEAACQSSFNAIIAGYINAIYQFMIENEQLNCTIQPRRKSISMSQSLSAQLGLGALQNTADFAKKLISGDMSQKLFQIVQKIYKKLPEKELTIQEYPNLDLDGRESRKINPALELIKSVCKVLSLDKEIDTEVYHLQTNMLRLVRIGSFSDSVEWKDPCISLILPEIICKACNHTRDIDLCKDNYSIMENDRYLWKCPLCKMTYDNEEIEFLLIDVLNRKSMGYMLQDLQCCKCKEIKRENMNELCSCSGNFKTLIPKNDLIKFVKICKSVARKCNMETLMEIVENTKLFAGVT encoded by the exons ATGGCAAGTTTGCAGAATACCGGGAGATTCCAGCCAAATAGATTCAACTTCAAAAATGATCAAAATCAAGAAGGAAATCCATCAGG GGAGGCTTCAGGAGGAAGGTTGAACGATGCCAATGAAAATATCAGAGTGGATGGATTATATGGATTTCACAGAGTGACAGACATTAAAGAAAGAACAGGATTTCTTATTAATATGCATGCA ACAGAAATCATAGAAGATGATAAAAGATTGCTCAGTGGAGTAGACTACTATTTCCTCGAAGACGACTGCACTAGATTTAAGATTTCTTATCCATACTGTCCATATTTTTATATCCTATGTAGAAAGGACACATACGAAGAAGTGTCGACTGGATTAAATAAAAAGTACAGTGGGCTTTTACATAAAGTGGAGACACTGTACAAAGAAGATCTTGATTTA cCAAACCATTTAGTTGGTTTAAAACAAAAATACCTCAAGTTGTCTTTCTTGAACACAGTGGACTTGACTAAAGTTAGACGCGATTTAATGAAAGCTGTAAAAGTTAATAAGGAAAGAGAAAAAAGTCATACTTATTATACGGATATGTTGTCGAGTGTGTTGAATAGAGATCTGGAGACCATAGACTTGAAAAAACAAACTATAGACTTCACAGACAATGTTCTCGATATTAG AGAATATGATGTACCGCATCATGTGAGGGTATCTATAGACCTGAAAATCTTTTGTGGTAATTGGTATTCTGTAAAAACAAGAGGAAACGAGGTGCCAATTATAACTAGGAGAGAAGATATCATCGAAACACTTGAACCAATTGTGCTAGCTTATGATATTGAAACTACAAAGCTGCCTTTGAAATTTCCAGATGCTAACACCGACCAAATCATGATGATATCGTATATGATAGACGGACAA GGATACTTAATAACGAACAGAGAAATTATTTCGAAAGATATCGAGGACTTCGAGTACACTCCAAAACCAGAATTCGAGGGTTTCTTCACTGTTTTCAACGAGCCCAACGAAAAAGCTACAATCCAAAAATTTTTCGACCATATAAACGACATTCGGCCACATATATTCGTCACGTATAACGGAGATTTCTTTGACTGGCCATTTGTAGAAACTAGAGCAGCTTTTCATAATATGGAGATGAAAGACAGGATTGGTTTCTCGAAAAGTCGTGATGGAGTTTACTGCAGTAGACCAGCCATGCATATGGATTGCTTATG CTGGGTAAGACGCGACTCATACTTACCTGTAGGCTCTCAAGGTCTGAAAGCTGTTGCAAAAGCAAAGCTCAGATATGATCCCGTGGAGATGGATCCTGAAGACATGTGCAGATTGGCGTCCGAAGAGCCAGAGGCTCTTGCAAATTATTCGGTTTCTGATGCGGTTGCTACATATTATCTGTACCATAAATATGTTCATCCTTTCATATTTGCCTTGTGCACCATCATCCCCATGGAACCGGACGAA GTACTTAGGAAGGGATCGGGAACATTGTGCGAATCCCTTTTGATGGTGCAAGCCTTCCAAGCTAACATTATATTCCCTAACAAGCAAGAATCAGAGCTAAGCAAATTTACCAAAGACGGTCATTTATTGGATACGGAAACCTACGTCGGAGGACACGTGGAAGCGCTCGAATCTGGCGTGTTCAGAGCCGATATTCCTTGTCGTTTCAAAATAGTACCGAGCGCGGTGGAACAGCTAATAAACGGCATTGAAAAtgccctaacctatgctctacaGGAAGAAGAAAAAGTTCCGATGGAGATGGTTACAAATTTTGACGAGGTAGTTCAGGAGATCAGGGGGAAGCTGGAATCTCTGCGAAATCAACCGCTGAGATTAGAAAATCCTGTGATTTATCACTTGGACGTCGGCGCCATGTATCCAAATATTATTCTAACAAATCGTCTTCAGCCGTCCGCGATGGTGGACGAAACGGTTTGCGCTGCGTGCGACTACAACAAACCAGGGGCCCTTTGCCAAAAAAATATGCAGTGGATGTGGAGAGGAGAGTATC TGGCTGCGAGTTTAAGCGAATACCAAAGAATGCAGCAGCAACTGGAAACCGAGAAATTTCCTTCGCAGTTTCCTGGCGGCGTTCGACGAGCTTATCACGAGCTATCGAAGCAAGAGCAAGCAGCATTCGAGAAGAAGAGACTTACGGAATACTGTAGAAAGGCCTACAAGAAACCTAAAGTGACGCGATTGGAGGAAAGGACGCAAACAATTTGTCAAAAGGAGAACTCGTTTTACGTCGATACTGTCAGAGCGTTCAGAGATAGGAGATACGAGTATAAAGCGCTCACCAAAGTTGCCAAGCAACAGGTAGCAGCAGCGGTAGCGAAAGGAGATGCTGGTGATATTAAGTCTGCTAAAAATCGGGAAGTACTCTACGATTCGTTGCAACTCGCTCACAAATGTATCTTAAATTCCTTCTACGGATACGTAATGAGAAAAGG ATCCCGATGGTTCAGCATGGAGATGGGAGGTATAGTATGTTACACAGGGGCACACATTATCATGAAAGCCAGAGAGATTATAGAACAAGTTGGGCGGCCCTTGGAATTGGATACCGATGGAATTTGGTGTGTGCTACCCGCGTCTTTTCCCGACAACGTGGTGGTGCACACCACTCATCCGAAAAAGTCGAAGGTtacgctgtcctatcctaacgcTGTTCTGAATTTTATGGTGAAA GACCAATTCACTAACGACGCATACCACGAACTTGTCAGCCCCGAAACTCTAACGTACAAAGTCAGAAACGAGAATTCCATCTTCTTCGAGGTGGACGGACCGTATTTGGCTATGGTCTTGCCCGCAGCAAAGGAGGAGGGCAAGAGATTGAAAAAGCGATACGCTGTCTTCAATTTCGACGGTTCTTTGGCCGAATTGAAAGGGTTCGAAGTGAAACGAAGAGGTGAACTTCAATTGATTAAAATCTTTCAGACCTCCGTCTTCGAATCCTTCCTGAAAGGGAACACATTGGAGGAGTGCTACGCGTCCGTGGCCAAAGACGCGGATTATTGGCTCGACATTCTTTACAGCAAGTGCGCGGACATGCCGGACGCGGAATTGTTCGAGCTGATATCCGAGAATAAATCGATGTCGCGAAAATTGGAGGATTACGGGAAACAAAAGTCCACCTCGATATCCACTGCTAAGAGGCTGGCCGAGTTTCTGGGTGATCAAATGGTGAAGGATGCCGGGCTAGCGTGTAAATACATCATCGCTAATAAGCCCCAGGGTGCACCGGTCACTGAACGTGCAATACCATTGGCAATCTTTCAATCAGAACCGGCAATCAGAAGGCATTATCTGCGCAAGTGGTTGAAGGATCCAGGTTTGCAAACCGATAACATTAGACAAATCTTGGACTGGGGTTATTACATAGAGAGGCTTGGAAGTGCTATTCAGAAGATCATTACCATTCCGGCTGCGATGCAAGGGGTTTCGAATCCGGTGCCCAGAGTGAAACATCCAGATTGGTTGCACAAAAAGATAATGGAGAAGAGCGCGACCCACAGGCAGAAGAAGATTACGGATATATTCTCAGTGATGCCAAAACCCGTGGCAAATGATAACGAGGACGACGAAGAAGCAGGACCATCTGAACCGAGGGATATTGAAGATCTGGCGGGTGAAGACCATCCGTTCAAGCGACCGCTGCCGGTAGTGCATAAAAGGAAAAGACAATCGGACAGCGAGGAAGAACAGAATATAAACAGAAACTGGAAGGTAGTCCTAGGCTCGCCACCACCTATGGGAACAACAAAGGAGGAGAGGATCAAATGGATAGAGTTTCATAAACAGAAATGGGCCTACCAAGCGAAGCAAAGGGGTGAACATCAAAAGAGTAAAAGGAGTAAAAAGTCCATGAACGATACGGAACAAATCAGCTGGGGTGTTGCGAGAAATACTGAAACGAATACTCTGGGTGGTTTCTTGAGAAAGGCGCAAAAGAAGTTGCTCACCTCGGCCTGGCAAATCATTCAAATATCCCCAACCAATGAACCTGGTTTATTCAGGATGTGGGTATTGGTCGAGCATGATCTTCATCCGTTGCGTCTCGTAATACCTCGCATATTTTATGTGAACACGCGGAAACCGAAGCCTGATCCAGAGCCTGGTAAGAAGGTGTCCTGGACGAAGAGTTCGAAAGTTCTGCCTCGATCGCGGCCGATACACAATTTGTATCGCTACTGTGTCCCGGAAGCGCTGTATCAAATGCACAGTCAAGAGTTGCTGGAAGATTTGAGTAAACCAGAAATCGAGGGGATATACGAGACTCAAATGTCATTGGAATTTAGAGCGATTCTGCAGTTAGGATGCATTTGCATGGTGGATCCAAAAGCAGCGAGAAACATGGTCGATGGCGCGGATACCTTTAACCTGAATCAACTGGAGTATAAAAGTATCGCTGTGCAACCGTACCTCCCAAATGTTCAGAAAATGAATTATATATTCCTGTACCATCACTGGAGCTCCAATCATCAGAGAGCATTCTGGGGACTTTTTTTAAATGCGAGCAAAAGGGTTCACATTTTTGTCTTGGACTCGGTTTCGTCGAATCAGATGCCCAATATGAACACACTGTACAGCCAAGAACGAAACATAGTTGTATCCATGAACGGAGAAGACAAGATGAAAGCCTTGCCGGAATCGATGCAATTTGTTCTGAGGTTCGAGACAAGTTTCCAGCAGGTCTGTCGAATTCTACAAGCAGCCATAACAGCATATAAGAACGAGGGTCACGGTGCAACGATATTCGTCACTCAAACTGCTCTAGACAAAACAGCGCTGATAACTCAGATGCCATTGCTTAACGAGTTCCCGTTGATCAACACCCATGTCCAAGATATTGAGAATTTGTACAATACAATCGAGTGGCAGAAAGTCGGCGCAAAGATAATGATTCGGCATTATTTTAAGAGTCAACAAATTCTCGAACTGATGGCAGAACAGTGCCGATACTTCCATGCACCTATCGGAAACATTCCTGCAGATCCCACGCTCTTCGGTGCAGATCTCTTCTTCGCTAGACACTTGCAGAAGCATAACTTTGTGTTATGGTGTTCCACCACAGAGAAACCGGATTTAGGGGGTAGCGAGAACGACGATAATAGATTATTGACAGACTTTGAAGAGAGCTCCCATTGCGCTGCGAACAACCCCGGGACTTATTCCAGTGTATGCATTGAACTGGAAATAGACAGTTTAGCAGTGAACACCTTGCTGCAGTATCATCATATTCATGATATCGATGGGACAAGTTCCTTTGTAGCGTTTCATAATCAGCAAATGGCGTCTGTTCAA GAACTAGCAACGGGTGATCCTATGGCAAATATAATCCCCAGCTACGATGAAACTGCTCTTTGCAGTCCTGCTTTCAGAGCACTGCGGAGTATGGTAAATGCGTGGCTACTGGATGTTTCAGTTTACAAGAACGTATTTGCGGATTATCAAATTATTCATTTCTATAG ATGGTTGCGTTCACCTAACGCGTTGCTTTACGATCCAGCTTTGAGAAGAACCTTGCACGGttacatgaaaaaattatttatacagttGTTGGCCGAGTTCAAAACGTTGGGTTCCATCATCATTTTCGCGAATTTTAACAAGATCATTGTATGCACCAAGAAGAGATCAGTCAGCGACGCATTGGGTTACATGGAATTTGTTGTTCAAACGATACGTAACAAGGAATTCTTTCATAGTATTGAAATCACGTTCGAACAATGCTGGGAGTATTTAATATGGCTTGATGTT CATAATCACGCTGGTGTGAAAGGAAAGCTGCCGAAAGACATGGAGGATAATACTGAAGCGAATACCCTCGACGACGAGAACGAGGACGAGGATGACGATTCG CCCGAAATCGTAATGAATTGGAATTTGATGGAGTGCCTGCCAAAAGAAGCTGCGTGTCAGTCAAGTTTCAATGCTATAATAGCGGGATACATAAACGCTATTTACCAATTCATGATTGAAAACGAACAGCTAAATTGTACTATACAGCCTAGAAGGAAATCCATTAGTATGAGCCAAAGTTTGTCGGCGCAGCTAGGATTAGGAGCACTTCAGAATACTGCAGACTTCGCTAAGAAGCTTATATCGGGAGACATGTCTCAGAAACTTTTTCA AATTGTacagaaaatatacaaaaagcTTCCGGAGAAGGAACTAACTATTCAAGAATATCCAAACTTGGACCTAGATGGTAGAGAAAGTAGAAAAATCAATCCAGCTTTGGAGTTAATTAAATCAGTTTGCAAG GTTTTATCCTTGGATAAAGAAATCGACACCGAAGTATATCATTTGCAAACGAATATGTTACGATTGGTCAGAATCGGCAGTTTCAGCGATTCAGTTGAATGGAAGGATCCATGTATTTCGTTGATTCTGCCGGAAATCATTTGCAAAGCATGTAATCATACGAGGGACATCGATCTATGCAAAGATAACTATTCTATTATGGAAAACGACAG atACCTGTGGAAATGTCCCCTTTGCAAAATGACATACGATAACGAAGAAATAGAATTCCTTCTTATAGATGTATTAAATCGCAAAAGTATGGGTTACATGTTGCAAGATTTACAATGCTGCAAATGCAAGGAAATTAAAAGAGAAAACATGAACGAACTCTGCTCCTGTTCTGGGAATTTCAAGACTTTGATCCCCAAAAATGATCTAATCAAATTTGTGAAAATATGTAAATCTGTTGCCAGGAAGTGTAACATGGAAACATTAATGGAAATAGTCGAAAATACGAAACTTTTTGCAGGTGTCACATAA
- the LOC143365862 gene encoding ATP synthase-coupling factor 6, mitochondrial, whose protein sequence is MLTKRLATSVPKIFKRNIGIVAPALQKASDPIQQLFLDKLREYTAKSAGGKLVDPTPEIEMERKNELERLAKQFGSADRRVMEEFPKITFQEPKL, encoded by the exons ATGCTTACCAAACGCTTAGCCACCAGTGTACCAAAGATTTTCAAACGCAACATTGGTATTGTTGCACCTGCATTGCAGAAAGCAAGCGACCCAATTCAACAACTGTTTCTTGACAAACTCCGTGAATATACAGCGAAGAGCGC TGGTGGAAAATTGGTCGATCCCACTCCTGAAATCGAAATGGAAAGGAAAAATGAACTAGAAAGGCTTGCTAAACAGTTTGGCAGTGCCGACAGACGTGTCATGGAAGAATTTCCCAAGATCACCTTCCAAG AGCCAAAATTATAA